A region of Thiohalobacter sp. DNA encodes the following proteins:
- a CDS encoding YhdP family protein: MRTLMRALWYGVAALVILLAVLLSTARLALPLMEGYQSWLEDWVHDRSGQRVRIRELDLAWHGLGPELRLLGVQWRHPVDGRPLLDAAEVGVGLDLWPLLSGGQPRVRQLRLSGVDLRLVRDEAGRLRLAGTEALPPHADPWGLLLGQSRLQLSDISLVFHDRQQRLPELRVTDMAGTLRRLRQRRQLNLSLVLDSQRGSTLELAADVTGDPRKPASLSGNIHVAASAFRLARLAEWRLLDELQVGGLSDINVRAALDQGRLRALAGVLDVRLPMLSRADTPLPLFAARRLNGAFEWTRGPEGWSLALRSLEIESEDGGRSGNRLVLAVAGAAEERRINLRVGRLDIGLLRRLAAGFMPLAPGDRELLEGLAPRGALRDLRLTAALVGHRLQDLRYQGRLDAFSTRPFGGLPGLAGGELAIEGTDRGGRLTLEGTPLVLVAPGLFRGALGLTAVDGRLDWGRDETHGIWLHAGELKIRNPDLAGALRLTLQRLPGQSPLLDMQAQVTGARVAAVRDYLPVGRMPARTLAWLDRSLVSGDIPVAAMLFRGRLADFPFRHGEGRMEIRAQVRDGVLDYHPDWHRIEEIEAEVAFVNASMDIHAPSARLLGATAEDVRVTIADLRRARLGISGHATGPFDDMLRYVRESPLGRRGYPLDPLRGRGQARLELVLDLPIRRVDRRPLKLDGQVTLAGNALELRDWGLVLSDLRGELGFSEAGLDASGIEARLWETPTRLDIGPTSQGRQVRLRGRWPLYDHLPAALSGLRDRIRGRSEWMLALDLRPGEADLGLSLSSDLRGTALAFPEPFSKAADAAMPFRLQTRLVDGRPDLFRARLDGHSAVFLLSGDTRRLALERAELVLGGNDARLLDVPGIRIRGRLAVCPVDAWRALAPGSGSSFETRRLLGVDVQCGRIRYAGRTFGAAAIAARPAAGGWEIALTGEDLRGEVRLPGVATVARPLSARFARLVIPEPDGRLSDRDLDPRSLPPLDFSADALRLAGRELGKVRLRTRPLDDGSGLAVAPLEVDSEWLQLTARGQWQRDAKRERSRFDINITGGDLGRLLEAFGYAGNVRGGETRAEINANWPGAPMDFELAKVEGTLALRIGKGSLTSLDPGAGRVFGLLSLHALPRRLSLDFSDLFRRGFSFDRIEGRFTLIDGNAYTNDLVIEGPAARIEISGRTGLAARDYDQLVTVIPEVTSGLPLAGAIAGGPAVGAALFLADRLLSKQVEALTRYQYSVTGSWEAPVFTRIQDDEAETEGRR; the protein is encoded by the coding sequence ATGCGCACGCTGATGCGTGCCCTCTGGTACGGTGTCGCGGCGCTGGTGATCCTGCTGGCGGTGCTGCTCAGCACGGCACGCCTTGCCCTGCCGCTGATGGAGGGATACCAGTCGTGGCTGGAGGACTGGGTCCATGACCGCAGCGGCCAGCGTGTCCGCATCCGCGAACTCGATCTCGCCTGGCATGGCCTGGGGCCGGAGCTGCGCCTGCTTGGCGTGCAGTGGCGGCATCCCGTGGATGGCCGGCCGCTGCTGGACGCAGCCGAGGTCGGGGTGGGACTGGACCTGTGGCCGCTGCTCTCCGGCGGTCAGCCCCGCGTCCGCCAGTTGCGGCTTTCCGGTGTCGACCTGCGGCTGGTGCGCGACGAAGCGGGGCGCCTGCGGCTGGCGGGCACCGAGGCGCTGCCCCCGCATGCCGATCCCTGGGGGCTGCTGCTGGGCCAGTCGCGGCTGCAACTGAGTGACATCAGTCTGGTCTTCCACGACCGGCAGCAACGGCTGCCCGAGCTGCGGGTGACCGACATGGCCGGCACGCTGCGTCGCCTGCGCCAGCGGCGCCAGCTCAATCTTTCCCTGGTGCTCGATTCGCAGCGGGGGTCGACGCTGGAGCTGGCGGCCGATGTCACTGGCGACCCCCGCAAGCCGGCGTCCCTGTCCGGCAACATCCATGTGGCTGCCTCCGCCTTTCGGCTGGCCCGGCTTGCAGAGTGGCGGCTGCTGGACGAACTGCAGGTCGGGGGACTCTCCGATATCAATGTCCGGGCCGCCCTCGACCAGGGGCGCTTGCGGGCACTGGCCGGGGTGCTGGATGTGCGGTTGCCGATGCTGTCGCGAGCGGATACGCCCCTGCCCCTGTTCGCGGCGCGCCGACTCAACGGAGCCTTCGAGTGGACGCGTGGTCCGGAAGGCTGGTCACTGGCACTGCGCTCGCTGGAGATCGAGTCCGAAGACGGTGGCCGTTCCGGCAACCGGCTGGTGCTGGCCGTTGCCGGGGCAGCAGAGGAACGCCGCATCAATCTGCGGGTGGGCCGCCTCGATATCGGCTTGTTGCGACGGCTGGCTGCCGGGTTCATGCCCCTGGCACCGGGCGATCGCGAGCTGCTCGAAGGACTGGCACCACGCGGTGCCCTGCGCGACCTGCGCCTGACCGCGGCGTTGGTCGGGCACAGGCTGCAGGACCTGCGTTACCAGGGTCGGCTGGACGCCTTCTCCACCCGACCGTTCGGAGGCCTGCCGGGCCTGGCCGGGGGCGAACTGGCTATCGAGGGCACGGACCGTGGCGGTCGGCTGACCCTGGAAGGGACGCCGCTGGTTCTCGTGGCACCGGGGCTGTTCCGTGGTGCGCTCGGGCTGACTGCGGTCGATGGCCGGCTCGACTGGGGGCGTGACGAGACGCACGGGATCTGGCTGCATGCCGGCGAACTGAAGATCCGCAATCCCGATCTCGCCGGCGCCCTGCGGCTGACGCTGCAACGGCTGCCGGGTCAGTCGCCGCTGCTGGACATGCAGGCCCAGGTGACCGGTGCCCGGGTGGCGGCCGTGCGCGACTATCTGCCCGTTGGCCGCATGCCGGCCCGGACCCTGGCCTGGCTGGACCGGTCACTGGTGAGCGGGGACATCCCGGTCGCCGCCATGCTGTTCCGTGGCCGGCTCGCCGACTTTCCCTTCCGCCATGGCGAGGGGCGCATGGAGATTCGTGCCCAGGTGCGCGACGGGGTGCTCGACTACCATCCCGACTGGCATCGCATCGAGGAAATCGAGGCCGAGGTCGCCTTTGTCAACGCGTCCATGGACATCCACGCACCGTCGGCGCGTCTGCTGGGCGCGACGGCCGAAGACGTGCGGGTGACCATCGCCGACCTCAGGCGCGCCCGGCTCGGGATCAGCGGCCACGCCACGGGACCCTTCGACGACATGCTGCGCTATGTGCGCGAGAGTCCGCTGGGCCGGCGCGGCTATCCGTTGGATCCGCTCAGGGGGCGGGGGCAGGCGCGTCTCGAACTTGTGCTCGATCTGCCCATCCGTCGCGTCGATCGCCGGCCGCTGAAGCTCGATGGGCAGGTGACGCTGGCCGGCAATGCCCTCGAGCTGCGCGACTGGGGACTCGTGCTGAGTGATTTGCGTGGCGAGCTGGGTTTCAGCGAGGCGGGCCTCGATGCCTCGGGTATCGAGGCGCGGCTGTGGGAGACGCCGACCCGGCTCGACATTGGTCCGACGTCCCAGGGCCGGCAGGTGCGCCTGCGCGGGCGCTGGCCGCTCTACGACCACCTGCCTGCGGCGCTGAGCGGTCTGCGCGATCGCATACGTGGCCGCAGCGAATGGATGCTGGCGCTGGATCTGCGACCCGGCGAGGCCGACCTGGGCCTGTCCCTGTCCAGCGACCTGCGGGGCACGGCGCTGGCGTTCCCGGAACCTTTCAGCAAGGCTGCCGACGCGGCCATGCCCTTCCGGTTGCAGACCCGGCTGGTCGATGGCCGGCCGGACCTGTTCCGGGCGCGGCTCGACGGCCATTCCGCCGTCTTCCTGCTCAGCGGCGATACGCGGCGGCTGGCGCTGGAACGGGCCGAACTGGTGCTGGGCGGAAACGATGCGCGGTTGCTGGACGTGCCCGGCATACGCATCCGCGGGCGGCTGGCGGTGTGTCCGGTCGATGCCTGGCGGGCACTGGCACCGGGTTCGGGTAGCAGCTTCGAGACCAGGCGCCTGCTGGGGGTCGATGTCCAGTGCGGCCGGATTCGCTACGCCGGCAGGACATTCGGCGCCGCGGCGATTGCCGCCCGACCCGCAGCCGGTGGCTGGGAGATCGCGCTGACGGGCGAGGACCTGAGGGGCGAAGTGCGGCTGCCCGGGGTTGCGACCGTCGCGCGCCCCCTGTCGGCGCGCTTCGCGCGGCTGGTGATACCCGAGCCGGATGGCAGGCTCTCCGACCGTGACCTGGACCCCCGCAGCCTGCCGCCGCTGGACTTCTCTGCCGACGCCCTGCGGCTGGCCGGTCGCGAGCTGGGCAAGGTGCGCCTGCGGACCCGGCCGCTGGACGACGGCAGTGGCCTGGCGGTGGCACCACTGGAAGTGGACAGCGAGTGGCTGCAACTGACGGCACGCGGACAGTGGCAAAGGGACGCGAAGCGCGAACGCTCGCGGTTCGACATCAACATCACCGGCGGCGATCTCGGCCGGCTGCTGGAGGCCTTTGGCTATGCCGGCAACGTGCGGGGCGGCGAAACGCGCGCCGAGATCAACGCCAACTGGCCGGGTGCGCCCATGGACTTCGAATTGGCGAAGGTGGAGGGTACCCTGGCGTTGCGCATCGGCAAGGGCAGCCTGACCTCGCTCGATCCGGGCGCCGGCCGCGTGTTCGGCCTGCTCAGCCTGCATGCGCTGCCTCGGCGTCTGAGCCTGGACTTCTCCGATCTGTTCAGACGGGGCTTTTCCTTCGACCGCATCGAGGGGCGCTTTACCCTGATAGACGGCAACGCTTATACCAACGACCTGGTCATCGAAGGGCCGGCAGCGCGCATCGAGATCTCCGGACGCACCGGACTGGCCGCACGTGACTACGACCAGCTCGTGACAGTCATTCCCGAGGTGACTTCGGGTCTTCCGCTGGCCGGTGCCATTGCCGGTGGGCCGGCGGTGGGGGCGGCCCTGTTCCTGGCCGACCGCCTGCTGTCGAAACAGGTGGAGGCCCTGACCCGTTACCAGTACAGCGTGACCGGAAGCTGGGAGGCACCCGTGTTCACGCGAATCCAGGACGACGAAGCGGAAACGGAGGGACGGCGATGA